The Halobacterium hubeiense genome contains the following window.
AGTTCCAGGACATCACCAGCCTCCAGTACGACGTCTACGAGGAGTGGCGCCCGCACATGGAGCGCGTGCTCATCGCGGGTGACGACGACCAGGTCGTCTACGCGTGGCAGGGCGCCGACCCCGAACTCCTCCTGAACACGAAGGTGACCGACGACGTCGTCCTCCCGAACTCCTACCGACTGCCCTCTGAAGTGCTGAAGGTCGTCCAGCAGGAGATCAGCCACATCGACACCCGCCAGGAGAAGGACCTCGAACCCCGCAAGGAGGGCGGGAGCGTCGAGGCCGTCGAGAGCCCGTCGATGCTGGACCTCGTGCGGAACGTCCGCCGCACCATCGAGGACTCCGAGGACGAGACCGTGATGGTGCTGTTCCGCGCGCGCTACCAGCTGTTCGACTTCGTCGACGAGTTCATCGGCGAAGGTATCCCGTTCAAGGCGCTGACCGACCAGCGGCTGTGGACGGACCGCCTCCAGCAGTACATCTCCGCCGTCGAGGCCCTGGAGAACGACGACCCCATCGACGGCCTGCAGGCCCGCCGCCTGATGGACATGCTCCAGGACTCGGCGTTCGGCACCCGCGAGCGCAACGACCTCCGGGAGGCCATCGACGAGGCCCAGGGCGAGGACACCGACCTCACCGAGCTGACGTTCACCGCGGAGTTCATCCGCAACTACGTGCCGTTCGTGCCCGGCCCGTCGGCCGCCGCGGACATGCTCCGGAAGGTCACGCGCTACCAGCGCCGCAGCATCGACGCGTACTTCCAGGGCGACTACCGCGGGATGGACCCCGACCGCGTGCGCGTCGGCACCATCCACTCCGCGAAGGGCCGCGAGGCCGACCACGTCTTCGTCTCGACGGACCTCACCGAGAAGGTCGTCGAGCAGATGGCGGCGACCGCCGACCCCGAGGACATCCCGGAGGGCGTTGAGTTCACCTCCAAGACGAGTCCCGTCCCGATTCTGACGGACAACGAGCGCCGCGTGTTCTACGTCGGCATGAGCCGGGCGCGCGAGCGCCTCGTCCTCCTCCAGAACCTCATCAACGGCGCCCCGACGCTGCCCATCGACGTGCTGCTGTACGGCGAGCAGACCGGGCAGACCCTCGACGAGGCGCTGGAAGCCGACACCCCCGTCCACCTCCCGTGAATGCGGCCCGCGGTGCTGGACAGCGCGCTCGCCGACGCGGGCGCTGACGCCTTCGTTTTCGTCGGTCCGGCCGGCGACCCGCTCGTTCGCGCGCTGAGCGGCGCGACTCTCCCGTGCCGCGCGGCCGTCGTCTACGCGGGCCGTGTCGCCGTCGTCCCCGAGCGCCCGCTCCCCGACTACGTCTCCGTCCACGACGATGCGCGCGTCCTCGACCCCGCAGCGACGCCCGCCGAACGCCTCCCCGACCTCGTCGGGGAGTCGGTGCTGGCGCCGCGAACGCTTCCCCACGACGCCGCGCTCTACCTCGACAACGCTGGCGTGGACGTCGCCTCGACGGACGCTCACCTGCGCGCACGGGAGCGGAAGACCGACGGCGAACTGGAGGCGCTCCGGGACGCGCAGGCGGCCGCCGAGGACGGGATGGCGGCTGCCGCCGCACTCCTCGCGAACGCCGACGGCGACCCGCTCGCGGACGACGCGGGCGACGTGACCGCCGAGCGCGTGCGTCGCACCGCGAACGCGGCGATGGCGAACGTGGGCGCGGACCCCGAAACCGTCGTCGCCGCGGAGGGAGCGATTGCCGCCAGCGACCCCGTGCCGATTCGCGTCACCCCGCGCGTGGACGGCTATCACGGCTGGCTCGCGCGCACGTTCGTCGCGGACAGCGACGGCGGCTGGGAGCGCCGCGCGACGCTCGCCAGCGAGTACGCCGTCGACGCCGGCATCGACATCGTGGACGTCGGCGAGACGACTGTCGACGCTGCTGCCGACGAAGTCACCGCGGAACTCGGCTCGTACGGCTTCCCGCCGACTGCCGGTACTGGAACTGTTCACGGCGCCGGCCTCGAACGCCGCGAACGCCCTGCCGGCGACGATATTATCGAGCCGGGCGCGACGCTGGCGGTGCGGGCGGAACTGGACGCCGAGAAGACGGTGTGGGTCGCGGATCTCGCGGTCGCTACCGAGGAGGGCGTCGAGCGAATCGGCGCGTTTCCGCGGTCGGTCGTTCCGAAGCCCGACTACTGATTGTCGTCGTCCGGTTCTTCGACGACGGCGTCCGTGGCTTTCTGCGCGGCGAGAATCGGGACGTCCGTCGGCATCGTCACGTACTGCTCGAAGGCGATGATGCCGGCGGCGAACCCGAGGAACACCCAGCCCGTGGGGTCGCCCGCGAGCAGCGTTTCGACGCCGAACAGCGCGGCTGGCGCGGCGAACGCCACCGCGACGGCCAGCGAGACGGCGTCGAGCAGTCGCATACCCGTCCGTGGGCGCTCGGGACAGATAAGCCCGTCCGAAACCACAGCGTTTTCGTTACGGATAACGAATCTGATAGCGTGTTCACCGGCATCATCGAGGAGACCGGCACCGTCGAGGACGTCGTCGACGAGCCCGACGGCCGTCGCATCCACATTGCGACCGACGACCTGAGCGGCTTCGGCCACGGCGACAGTATCAGCGTCGGCGGCGTCTGCCTCACCGTCGAGGAATACGGGGACGACTGGTTCACCGCCTTCACCGCCACGGAGACCCTCGACGCAACCACCTTAGACTCGGTCCGCGAGGGCGACGCGGTCAACCTCGAACGTGCGCTCCCCGCGGAGGGCCGCCTCGACGGCCACATCGTGCAGGGCCACGTCGACACCACCACGGAAGTCATCGCCGTCGAGGAAGTCGGCGAGGACTGGACGTACACGTTCGCGCTCCCCGAGGGTCACGAGCAGTACGTCGCGCAGAAGGGCTCGATTACGCTCGACGGCATCAGCCTCACCGTCGCTGACGTGGACGACAGCGAGGGGACGTTCTCGGTCGCGGTGGTGCCGACGACCTACGACCTCACGACGCTCTCCGAGCGTTCGCCCGGCGACCGCGTGAACGTCGAGGTCGACGTCGTCGCGAAGTATGTCGAACGCCTCGACGCCTACTGACGGTCCTCGTCGTCGAGGCCGATGAGGAACTCCGCGTCCTCGTGCTTGTACTGCTGTTGGCTCTGCTCGAACATGCTGGCGCCCGTGCGTTCGTAGGCCGCGCGGTACCTCACGAGCTTCCGGTAGAGCACGTAGAACAGCGTGCCGTCGTAGACGACGACGAACCCGAGGAAGACGAGGCCGGGCGCGACGCCGAGCGTGTTCGTCACCACGCCGAGGTTCGTCACGACCGTGTTGTACGTCGCGTGGATGACCGCCGCGATGACCAGCCCCTTCACGATGATGGGGCCGGCGTCGTCTGGGTTGAACTTCGCCAGCCCCAGGTAGTAGCCCGCGAACGCCGAGTAGATGACGTGGCCGGGACCGGCGAGCGTGCGTACGGCAGCGGTCTGGAGGCCGACGTCGATGGCGGCGGCGCTGCCTGCGGCGCTGGCGGCCATCACCACCTCGCGGCCGATGTAGATGGCGTTCTCGATGGTGGCGAACCCGAGGCCGGCGACCGCGCCGTACACCGCGCCGTCGACGACCGCGTCAAAGCGGTCGCTGCGGAACGCGTACAACCGAATCGCGAGCCACTTCACGGTCTCCTCGACGGGACCGACAATCAGGAAGTAGTAGAGCGCGGGCGCCAGCACGGCGATCCACAGCGGCGCGTCCGCGGTCACCGACCCGAGGAACAGCCCCGAGAAGACGGTGTTGAGGATGGCGGCGAACCCCGCGAACAGGAACCCGAACGCGAACGTCACCACGAGCAGTTCCAGCGGCTCCTGCTTGGTCACGTCCGCCTTCCAGACGAACGCCGCCATTCCGAGCGCGGGCACCACCGACAGCAACACGTAGAGGCCG
Protein-coding sequences here:
- a CDS encoding UvrD-helicase domain-containing protein, giving the protein MTDSEPEVTRLFGGPGSGKTTALLDHVEEILEDDDVDVRDILVVSYTRAAAAEVRERLAERLDVNPRSLRGNVATMHAKAYELLGLSRGDVVGEDDKEEFCEEYGIPFEDEYSSGSRRTARSTTLGNKVIATSQWLQRTSRDVADWYDVPFRWNDEEVRLPPEIDENAQVGNKYTPTWPSSDERYDIPEAIRAWRAYKGENELVGFADMLERVQQRSLLPDVDYLVIDEFQDITSLQYDVYEEWRPHMERVLIAGDDDQVVYAWQGADPELLLNTKVTDDVVLPNSYRLPSEVLKVVQQEISHIDTRQEKDLEPRKEGGSVEAVESPSMLDLVRNVRRTIEDSEDETVMVLFRARYQLFDFVDEFIGEGIPFKALTDQRLWTDRLQQYISAVEALENDDPIDGLQARRLMDMLQDSAFGTRERNDLREAIDEAQGEDTDLTELTFTAEFIRNYVPFVPGPSAAADMLRKVTRYQRRSIDAYFQGDYRGMDPDRVRVGTIHSAKGREADHVFVSTDLTEKVVEQMAATADPEDIPEGVEFTSKTSPVPILTDNERRVFYVGMSRARERLVLLQNLINGAPTLPIDVLLYGEQTGQTLDEALEADTPVHLP
- a CDS encoding M24 family metallopeptidase, with protein sequence MRPAVLDSALADAGADAFVFVGPAGDPLVRALSGATLPCRAAVVYAGRVAVVPERPLPDYVSVHDDARVLDPAATPAERLPDLVGESVLAPRTLPHDAALYLDNAGVDVASTDAHLRARERKTDGELEALRDAQAAAEDGMAAAAALLANADGDPLADDAGDVTAERVRRTANAAMANVGADPETVVAAEGAIAASDPVPIRVTPRVDGYHGWLARTFVADSDGGWERRATLASEYAVDAGIDIVDVGETTVDAAADEVTAELGSYGFPPTAGTGTVHGAGLERRERPAGDDIIEPGATLAVRAELDAEKTVWVADLAVATEEGVERIGAFPRSVVPKPDY
- a CDS encoding DUF7533 family protein; translated protein: MRLLDAVSLAVAVAFAAPAALFGVETLLAGDPTGWVFLGFAAGIIAFEQYVTMPTDVPILAAQKATDAVVEEPDDDNQ
- a CDS encoding riboflavin synthase, translated to MFTGIIEETGTVEDVVDEPDGRRIHIATDDLSGFGHGDSISVGGVCLTVEEYGDDWFTAFTATETLDATTLDSVREGDAVNLERALPAEGRLDGHIVQGHVDTTTEVIAVEEVGEDWTYTFALPEGHEQYVAQKGSITLDGISLTVADVDDSEGTFSVAVVPTTYDLTTLSERSPGDRVNVEVDVVAKYVERLDAY
- a CDS encoding PrsW family intramembrane metalloprotease codes for the protein MSAERDPVQRASEGDEDLYDVATWEPRTALDRVSTWLYGSIVTSARAGVVVLAVLIVLAQFAAALGLVFVDRPVVGLYVLLSVVPALGMAAFVWKADVTKQEPLELLVVTFAFGFLFAGFAAILNTVFSGLFLGSVTADAPLWIAVLAPALYYFLIVGPVEETVKWLAIRLYAFRSDRFDAVVDGAVYGAVAGLGFATIENAIYIGREVVMAASAAGSAAAIDVGLQTAAVRTLAGPGHVIYSAFAGYYLGLAKFNPDDAGPIIVKGLVIAAVIHATYNTVVTNLGVVTNTLGVAPGLVFLGFVVVYDGTLFYVLYRKLVRYRAAYERTGASMFEQSQQQYKHEDAEFLIGLDDEDRQ